Proteins co-encoded in one Actinomadura luteofluorescens genomic window:
- a CDS encoding alpha/beta hydrolase family protein: MRKLIRVSLLTVLVVIAGAGGWVIYQHDYDLREEKMTITGGEHPLRGVLAMPKHGHGPYGLVVFVHGDGPVDATDDGFYRPIWETMARAGYASLSWNKPGVGGAPGNWLHQSMQHRAEETVAAIEWAKRRSDIDRNRMGLWGGSQAGWVMPKAARLSSDVKFLIAVSPAINWLRQGRYHLLAELRARNAAPSQVKSKLAQSDRMLRALSNGQTYEQYRAAGGDVSGISNDRWTFITRNYASDASADLAALRVPVLLILAGHDINVDVADTEAGYRQRLRTPGQLRILRYPAAAHSLMRKDIEDSSFKTYMTAIAAPRSLFVAGFLRDQRRYLEETDR, from the coding sequence ATGCGGAAGCTCATCCGGGTCTCGCTGCTGACCGTGCTGGTGGTGATCGCCGGGGCCGGCGGTTGGGTGATCTACCAGCATGATTACGACCTCAGGGAGGAGAAGATGACGATCACCGGTGGCGAGCACCCGCTGAGGGGGGTCCTGGCGATGCCGAAGCATGGTCACGGGCCATACGGGCTAGTGGTGTTCGTTCACGGTGACGGACCGGTCGACGCCACCGACGACGGGTTCTACCGTCCGATCTGGGAGACAATGGCCAGGGCTGGCTATGCTTCGCTGTCCTGGAACAAGCCCGGCGTCGGCGGAGCGCCTGGCAACTGGCTGCACCAGAGTATGCAGCACCGCGCGGAGGAGACCGTCGCGGCGATCGAGTGGGCCAAGCGGCGCTCCGACATCGACCGTAACCGGATGGGGCTGTGGGGCGGCAGCCAGGCGGGCTGGGTCATGCCCAAGGCTGCGAGACTGTCGTCCGACGTGAAATTCCTCATCGCCGTCTCTCCCGCGATCAACTGGCTCCGGCAAGGCCGCTACCATCTGCTCGCCGAACTCCGCGCACGGAACGCCGCACCCAGCCAGGTCAAGTCCAAGCTCGCTCAGAGCGACCGCATGCTCCGGGCACTCAGCAACGGCCAGACCTATGAGCAGTATCGGGCCGCGGGGGGCGATGTGAGCGGCATCTCGAATGACCGGTGGACGTTCATCACCAGGAACTACGCCTCGGACGCGTCCGCGGACCTGGCCGCCCTGCGGGTGCCGGTGCTGCTGATCCTGGCGGGCCACGACATCAACGTCGACGTCGCAGACACCGAGGCCGGATATCGCCAGCGGTTGCGCACGCCGGGCCAACTGCGGATCCTGCGTTATCCGGCTGCCGCCCACTCCCTGATGCGCAAGGACATCGAGGACTCCTCCTTCAAGACCTACATGACCGCCATCGCCGCGCCCCGGTCGCTGTTCGTCGCAGGGTTCCTACGGGACCAGCGACGGTATTTGGAAGAGACCGACCGTTGA
- a CDS encoding PaaX family transcriptional regulator C-terminal domain-containing protein — MREIPGRLLVEAMVRADGTVDCGDLYTVAGLLGMTDQQVRLSIRRLVADGRVVQEGRGRKATLRATAETWRSIEPDIDFMRLMYQQDHGKAPWDGVWHLVGFAIPESTRPARDALREAIVYLGGAAVQSGLYVSPHAWEDLIEAEAARLGVTDHLTFLTSRDLCIGTESAPRALAGRLWMLDEIAERHVRLIEIAATYLTRLRADPPETEQLTIAIELAAEFTHAMEPDPLLPPELLPQPWPGTEARELLAQCWALLLSKPHHNAPRLFEVYTEAARSVTV, encoded by the coding sequence ATGCGGGAGATACCGGGCCGGTTGCTAGTGGAGGCGATGGTCCGCGCGGACGGGACCGTGGACTGCGGTGACCTCTACACGGTGGCGGGGCTGCTGGGGATGACCGACCAACAGGTGCGCCTGTCCATCAGGCGGCTGGTGGCCGACGGCCGTGTCGTCCAGGAGGGGCGCGGACGAAAGGCCACCCTGCGGGCGACCGCCGAGACATGGCGATCGATCGAGCCCGACATCGATTTCATGCGGCTCATGTACCAGCAGGACCACGGCAAGGCCCCCTGGGACGGGGTATGGCACCTGGTGGGATTCGCGATCCCGGAATCGACGCGTCCCGCGCGGGACGCGCTCCGGGAGGCGATCGTCTATCTAGGCGGCGCCGCCGTCCAGAGCGGCCTCTACGTATCGCCACACGCCTGGGAGGATCTGATTGAGGCCGAGGCCGCCAGGCTCGGGGTCACGGATCACCTCACCTTTCTCACCAGCCGCGACCTGTGCATCGGTACTGAAAGTGCCCCCCGGGCCCTCGCTGGGAGGCTCTGGATGCTGGACGAGATCGCCGAACGACACGTCCGTCTCATCGAGATCGCCGCAACGTACCTAACCCGGCTGCGGGCCGATCCACCGGAGACCGAACAACTGACCATCGCCATCGAACTGGCCGCCGAATTCACCCACGCCATGGAACCCGACCCCCTGCTGCCGCCAGAGCTGCTGCCACAGCCCTGGCCCGGGACAGAGGCCCGCGAACTCCTCGCGCAATGTTGGGCGCTACTGCTCAGCAAACCGCACCACAACGCACCGCGCCTTTTCGAGGTTTACACCGAGGCCGCACGATCAGTCACGGTCTGA
- a CDS encoding DUF418 domain-containing protein produces the protein MDALRGFALLGILTVNITYMASAYHGTGLEDPGLGGPLSEGVRWLVAVLFETKFFLLFSFLFGYSFTLQLDSAERRGARFAPRFLRRLTGLFVIGVIHAVVLFPGDILTLYAVLGLILLALRRIQPRTAVRTAVALLAVTAVGYALLALAVAHAGGSGTIPASTASAAAQATEALRGGPASVIRAHLQELPDVAALLLFFQAPSVLAAFLLGLAAGRRGALADTDRHRRLLRRLQWVGFTAGLLGGIVYAHASLKHAESAHQLYAMGLDVITAPLLAAAYAATVLRLVRGRCGQAVVTALAPAGRMSLTNYLGQSLLCALLFTGFGAALVGRVPPIGVAAIALTLFAAQAVASRWWLRHHAYGPLEWLLRAWTTLSTPPWRLRSETRSPQP, from the coding sequence GTGGATGCGCTGCGCGGCTTCGCGCTGCTCGGCATCCTGACGGTCAACATCACCTACATGGCCTCCGCCTATCACGGCACCGGCCTGGAGGACCCGGGCCTGGGCGGCCCGCTGAGCGAGGGTGTCCGCTGGCTAGTGGCGGTGCTCTTCGAGACGAAGTTCTTTCTGCTGTTCTCTTTCCTGTTCGGCTACAGCTTCACGCTGCAGCTCGACTCGGCCGAGCGACGCGGCGCCCGGTTCGCGCCACGCTTCCTGCGGCGCCTGACCGGGCTGTTCGTGATCGGCGTCATCCACGCCGTCGTCCTCTTCCCCGGCGATATCCTCACCCTGTACGCCGTCCTCGGCCTGATCCTCCTCGCGCTGCGCCGCATCCAGCCCCGCACCGCGGTACGGACCGCCGTCGCGCTGCTGGCGGTGACCGCCGTCGGATACGCGCTCCTTGCGCTCGCCGTCGCTCATGCCGGCGGGAGCGGTACGATTCCCGCGTCCACGGCATCCGCAGCGGCACAGGCGACCGAGGCCCTGCGGGGCGGGCCGGCATCGGTCATCCGCGCGCACCTCCAGGAGCTGCCGGACGTGGCAGCCCTGCTGCTCTTCTTCCAGGCGCCGTCCGTGCTCGCTGCCTTCCTGCTGGGCCTAGCGGCCGGACGCCGTGGCGCCCTCGCGGACACCGACCGGCACCGGCGGCTCCTGCGGCGGCTCCAGTGGGTCGGCTTCACGGCCGGGCTGCTGGGCGGCATCGTGTACGCGCACGCCAGCCTGAAACACGCCGAGTCGGCGCACCAGCTTTACGCCATGGGCCTCGACGTGATCACCGCTCCCCTGCTGGCCGCCGCCTACGCCGCGACCGTGCTCCGCCTGGTCCGCGGCCGTTGCGGCCAGGCAGTGGTAACCGCGCTCGCGCCGGCAGGCCGTATGTCGCTGACCAACTATCTCGGGCAGTCCCTGCTCTGCGCCCTGCTGTTCACCGGCTTCGGGGCCGCGTTGGTCGGCCGCGTCCCGCCCATTGGCGTCGCGGCGATCGCCCTGACCTTGTTCGCGGCGCAGGCAGTGGCCAGTCGATGGTGGCTGCGACACCACGCCTACGGCCCATTGGAATGGCTGCTGCGTGCCTGGACCACGCTGTCGACACCCCCGTGGCGCCTGCGCAGCGAGACACGGTCACCCCAGCCATAG
- a CDS encoding VOC family protein, whose product MNEDRTHRANAVVHFDISGPHEEDLHRFYRDLLGWQVSPQGPGYALVQTPGGLGGAISNAPAASVCMGVAVPDIEQAVARASELGSDVVMPPTDNGWVTKAQVKDPAGNLLTLIQT is encoded by the coding sequence ATGAACGAAGACAGGACGCACCGAGCGAACGCCGTGGTGCATTTCGATATCAGCGGCCCGCATGAGGAGGACCTGCACCGCTTCTACCGCGATCTGCTGGGCTGGCAGGTCAGCCCCCAGGGACCCGGCTACGCGCTGGTGCAGACGCCCGGCGGGCTAGGTGGAGCGATCAGCAATGCCCCGGCCGCAAGCGTCTGCATGGGCGTTGCCGTCCCCGACATCGAACAGGCCGTCGCCCGTGCCAGCGAACTGGGGAGCGATGTCGTGATGCCGCCCACAGACAACGGCTGGGTCACCAAGGCCCAGGTCAAAGACCCCGCCGGCAACCTGCTGACCCTGATCCAGACGTGA
- a CDS encoding DUF3052 domain-containing protein, protein MSASTQSGGYSSTPLAQKIGIKPGHTIHLLHRPAGWAIPDLPGGCTIAGGSPSKADTTIAFYRSLSSLRSDASGMAAELGDQAMLWIAWPRRAAGHQSDITENLVRDLFLPHGIVDVKVATLGEDWSGLKFVRRLENRKRS, encoded by the coding sequence GTGAGTGCGAGCACCCAAAGCGGCGGCTACTCCAGCACGCCCCTGGCTCAGAAAATTGGCATCAAGCCCGGCCACACCATTCATCTGCTCCACCGCCCAGCCGGTTGGGCGATCCCGGATCTACCCGGGGGCTGCACAATAGCCGGTGGGAGCCCCTCAAAGGCGGACACGACGATCGCGTTCTACCGGTCGCTGAGCTCGCTGCGCTCCGACGCCTCAGGGATGGCGGCGGAGTTGGGCGACCAGGCGATGCTGTGGATCGCCTGGCCGCGGCGAGCGGCCGGTCACCAAAGCGACATCACGGAAAATCTGGTGCGTGACCTCTTCCTCCCTCACGGCATCGTCGACGTGAAGGTCGCCACGCTCGGCGAGGACTGGTCCGGGCTGAAGTTTGTCCGCCGACTGGAGAACCGAAAAAGGTCGTAA
- a CDS encoding YqeB family protein codes for MSGTKTKIVIRQKMSNRILVAAGFPALGAVAGWLLKLLANWAVSWPWIPLPGPLELINNAPEPTATLVSLLVGALAGGVLVLMAEYGYVTVTIEDDQVTTDRGDSSQSVPRAMIHGVFADGRRLVILGERGEELAVESKNEGADLPSVKQLKEGFQEHGYPWLTEGDPYRDEYRRWVEDMPGLPVGGNALLKARAEALKKQDETNIAELRTELAKLGVFVRDTDKRQWWRHVQPADDQKSNHL; via the coding sequence ATGTCCGGCACGAAAACAAAGATCGTTATTCGACAGAAAATGTCGAACCGAATTCTGGTGGCGGCCGGATTTCCTGCCCTGGGGGCGGTGGCCGGATGGCTGCTGAAGCTCCTGGCAAACTGGGCTGTTTCCTGGCCCTGGATTCCGTTGCCGGGGCCGCTCGAACTCATCAACAATGCGCCCGAACCGACAGCGACGCTGGTGAGCCTGCTGGTCGGGGCCCTGGCCGGTGGCGTCCTCGTACTCATGGCCGAATACGGCTACGTTACCGTCACCATCGAGGATGACCAGGTCACAACAGATCGCGGCGACTCCAGCCAGAGCGTTCCCCGGGCCATGATCCATGGGGTGTTCGCCGACGGCAGGCGGCTGGTGATACTCGGCGAGCGGGGCGAGGAGTTGGCCGTGGAAAGTAAGAACGAGGGCGCGGACCTGCCGTCGGTCAAGCAACTCAAGGAGGGCTTTCAAGAACACGGATATCCGTGGCTTACGGAGGGGGACCCCTACCGAGACGAATACAGGCGATGGGTCGAGGACATGCCGGGCCTGCCGGTCGGCGGCAACGCACTCCTCAAAGCGCGGGCCGAGGCACTGAAAAAGCAGGACGAGACGAACATCGCCGAACTGCGAACGGAACTGGCGAAGCTCGGCGTATTCGTACGCGATACGGACAAGAGGCAGTGGTGGCGTCATGTCCAGCCAGCGGATGACCAGAAGAGCAACCATCTCTGA
- a CDS encoding ArsR/SmtB family transcription factor codes for MEESEALDELLRALASRHRRQILLGIWETERGAGELAGLLGLAPATVSEHLKVLRKTGLATMRAEGTFRFYRTCPEQVRHSVVLMARAFPGMEQPAGFDTSPPEI; via the coding sequence ATGGAGGAGTCCGAGGCTCTCGACGAGCTCTTGCGCGCGCTGGCGAGCAGGCACAGGCGCCAGATCCTTCTCGGGATCTGGGAGACCGAGCGCGGGGCCGGAGAGCTGGCGGGCCTCCTCGGCCTCGCACCTGCCACCGTGTCGGAGCACCTGAAGGTGCTCCGCAAGACGGGCCTGGCCACAATGAGGGCCGAGGGCACCTTCCGGTTCTACCGAACCTGCCCGGAGCAGGTGCGGCACAGCGTCGTACTGATGGCACGAGCCTTCCCGGGCATGGAACAGCCGGCTGGGTTCGACACCTCCCCACCGGAAATCTGA